One window from the genome of Saccharomyces mikatae IFO 1815 strain IFO1815 genome assembly, chromosome: 6 encodes:
- the YFH7 gene encoding Yfh7p (similar to Saccharomyces cerevisiae YFH7 (YFR007W); ancestral locus Anc_8.101) — translation MVNTHKLADDVLQLLDNCIEKNYRVCVVLVGSPGSGKSTIAEELCQIINEKYNSFLSKHPHIIQVIDQQKPIVDLVGSLRTLQPNKVAYMSEHQGLLREHVEDVNFSPVKYPDLTPDKRECTTVVGRGGNANAIRIAAVNNPINVNQLAQNSINIAQIVPMDGFHLSRKCLDLFEDPETAHKRRGSPSTFDSNNFLQLCKILAETSLCKVSSHDKSYSTSNVFGKLSKTFSQAVPDIFIPGFNHALKDPTPDQYCISKFTRIVIFEGLYLLYDQENWKEIYQTLANTGALLVYKIDIDYEVTEERVAKRHLQSGLVTTISEGREKFRSNDLLNGKDIDSHLIKLDNVVHIRND, via the coding sequence ATGGTCAATACGCATAAATTAGCTGACGATGTTCTTCAGCTATTAGATAACtgtattgaaaaaaattatagGGTTTGTGTCGTCCTGGTCGGCTCTCCAGGCTCTGGTAAGTCAACTATTGCAGAAGAACTCTGTCAAattattaatgaaaaatataacagCTTTCTGTCGAAGCATCCACATATCATTCAAGTTATTGATCAACAGAAACCTATAGTTGACTTGGTAGGTTCTTTAAGAACGCTTCAGCCAAATAAAGTAGCTTATATGAGTGAACATCAGGGACTGTTAAGAGAACATGTTGAGGACGTCAATTTCTCACCAGTTAAGTACCCAGATCTTACACCAGATAAGAGAGAATGTACCACAGTAGTTGGGAGGGGGGGTAATGCAAATGCTATCAGAATTGCTGCAGTTAacaatccaataaatgtCAATCAATTGGCTCAGAATAGTATCAACATCGCGCAAATAGTTCCAATGGATGGATTTCATTTATCTCGGAAGTGTCTAGACTTATTTGAGGACCCAGAAACAGCTCATAAAAGAAGAGGTTCGCCTTCGACGTTTGATAGTAACAATTTCCTGCAACTGTGCAAAATTTTAGCTGAGACGTCCCTCTGTAAAGTTTCTTCTCATGATAAGTCCTACTCAACGTCCAATGTTTTTGGAAAGTTATCCAAAACTTTTAGTCAAGCCGTTCCCGATATCTTTATTCCAGGATTTAACCATGCTTTAAAGGACCCAACTCCGGACCAGTACTGCATTTCCAAGTTTACAAGGATTGTTATATTCGAGGGGCTTTATTTACTTTATGACCAAGAAAACTGGAAGGAAATATACCAAACATTAGCTAATACGGGAGCCCTTCTTGTTTACAAGATTGATATTGACTATGAGGTTACCGAGGAAAGGGTGGCCAAAAGGCATCTGCAGTCAGGCTTGGTGACGACCATTTCAGAAGGGCGGGAAAAGTTCCGCAGCAATGATTTATTGAATGGAAAGGATATAGACAGCCATTTGATTAAGCTTGATAATGTTGTCCATATTCGGAATGACTAG
- the FAR7 gene encoding Far7p (similar to Saccharomyces cerevisiae FAR7 (YFR008W); ancestral locus Anc_8.105), whose translation MSDQINALSLQQQQQQQQQQQVYMSPQAENLNHMYLLVNKLLRQLRENQAEKAKILKNVDILSGNLSKYESPEEPHDTTDNIALFNRFLEQRGKDAITGEERLNGDLEDNTKGEDMLEVLKRQNLNLRKTLEEYKQTTSESMSLLSYSEDSLNFVVAQLRKNILMHHKNTIKLIRQKFQVETIPLEDEEFKKYLENINDLQKLTDISHTYRLLLRLHVKE comes from the coding sequence ATGAGTGACCAAATTAACGCTTTGTCAttgcagcagcagcagcagcagcagcagcagcagcaagtCTATATGTCCCCTCAGGCAGAAAACTTGAATCACATGTACTTATTAGTCAACAAACTATTGCGGCAGTTGAGAGAAAATCAAGCAGAGAAGGCAAAAATACTAAAAAATGTTGACATACTATCTGGCAATTTAAGCAAGTATGAGTCACCGGAAGAACCTCATGATACAACGGATAATATTGCATTATTCAATAGATTTCTAGAGCAAAGAGGAAAGGACGCTATAACTGGGGAAGAAAGACTAAACGGTGATTTGGAAGATAACACAAAAGGTGAGGATATGTTAGAGGTGTTAAAGCGTCAAAATTTAAATCTCCGGAAAACTCTAGAGGAATACAAGCAGACAACCTCTGAATCCATGAGCTTATTGAGCTATTCCGAAGATTCACTAAACTTTGTGGTTGCCCagttaagaaaaaacattCTAATGCATCACAAAAATACAATTAAATTGATTAGGCAGAAATTTCAAGTAGAAACAATTCCTCTCGAGGATGAGGAATTCAAGAAGTATCTGGAAAACATTAATGATCTACAAAAACTAACAGATATATCTCATACTTACCGACTACTGCTGAGGTTACATGTAAAAGAGTGA
- the SAD1 gene encoding mRNA splicing protein SAD1 (similar to Saccharomyces cerevisiae SAD1 (YFR005C); ancestral locus Anc_8.97): MEVDNKRKHSGSELEQEVLKKIRPQEPNYAYLETVVREKLDFDTEKICCITLSPLNVYCCLVCGHFYQGRHEKSPAFIHSINENHHVFLNLTSLKFYILPQNIQILHGNKVQLLNSIKFAVYPTYCLKDLESFPKHCFDLSNRVYLNGFIGFTNAATYAYAHSVLLVISHMVPLRDHFLLNHFDGQGEFIKRLSMCIKKIWSPKLFKPYLTVDNFVAYLKVKEGLNSNLIDPRFFLLWLFNKICLNSKQLKSILNQSCKGKVKIAEFGKELERSISVTSNVKIRPFWVLTLDLPEFSPFEDGNSVDNLPQIRITKLLTKFTNSKPTSTNTVFELTRLPQFLIFHFNRFDCSSEHPVKSRNQTLVEFSGELEILHVKYRLKANIIHVVIKSSCADEKTANGDERSHWVTQLYDEKSEKWIEVDGINTTERDGELLFLNETFMQVWEKQD, encoded by the coding sequence ATGGAGGTCGATAACAAGAGAAAACATTCTGGAAGTGAGTTGGAGCAAGAGGTACTGAAAAAGATAAGGCCTCAGGAACCAAACTATGCCTATCTTGAGACGGTggtaagagaaaaattggaTTTCGATACAGAGAAAATCTGCTGTATTACGCTATCTCCTTTAAATGTATACTGTTGTTTAGTATGTGGACACTTTTATCAGGGAAGGCATGAAAAGAGCCCTGCTTTCATCCATTCCATTAATGAGAACCATCATGTCTTCTTAAATTTAACAAGTTTGAAGTTTTACATTTTACCGCAGAACATACAAATTTTACACGGAAATAAGGTACAATTATTGAACAGCATAAAGTTTGCCGTTTATCCTACTTATTGCCTAAAAGACTTAGAAAGCTTTCCGAAACACTGTTTTGACTTGAGCAATCGCGTGTATTTGAATGGATTTATAGGGTTTACCAATGCGGCAACTTACGCTTATGCGCATAGTGTATTGCTTGTAATATCACACATGGTTCCGTTACGTGATCATTTCCTGCTGAATCACTTTGACGGCCAAGGGGAATTTATCAAAAGGTTATCCATGTGTATTAAGAAAATATGGTCCCCGAAATTATTCAAACCTTATCTTACCGTTGACAATTTCGTAGCTTATTTGAAAGTTAAAGAAGGATTGAATTCAAATCTTATAGATCCGCGTTTCTTCCTTCTATGgttattcaataaaatttGCTTGAACTCGAAGCAGTTGAAATCAATATTAAACCAATCTTGTAAGGGCAAAGTAAAGATTGCGGAATTTGGAAAGGAACTTGAGAGAAGCATATCTGTTACAAGTAATGTCAAGATTAGACCCTTTTGGGTTTTGACTCTAGATTTACCAGAGTTTTCGCCCTTTGAAGATGGTAACAGCGTTGATAATCTTCCACAAATAAGGATTACTAAATTATTAACTAAGTTCACTAATTCAAAACCCACTTCCACCAACACTGTATTTGAATTAACACGGTTACCGCAATTCCTAATATTTCATTTCAATAGATTTGACTGTAGTAGTGAACATCCTGTAAAGAGTAGAAACCAAACCTTAGTGGAATTTTCCGGTGAACTTGAGATTCTGCATGTTAAGTATCGCTTAAAGGCAAACATTATCCATGTTGTCATCAAATCATCGTGTGCAGATGAGAAAACCGCAAATGGAGATGAAAGAAGTCATTGGGTTACTCAGCTGTATGAcgaaaaaagtgaaaagtGGATCGAAGTAGATGGTATAAATACAACAGAAAGAGATGGAGAacttttatttctaaaCGAAACGTTTATGCAAGTATGGGAAAAGCAAGACTGa
- the SMKI06G0670 gene encoding putative Xaa-Pro dipeptidase (similar to Saccharomyces cerevisiae YFR006W; ancestral locus Anc_8.98) encodes MCIEPISLVVFVSLVFFFGFVKYFKRREGLIKTRTLQPEYNDKYPYSKGKEEEMSELANVNDVPLKIRKDKYPAKEHNLRVKELLFERNSRLSEGFTAFFIAGEELEGNKYCDTTREFRQNRYFYYLSGVDIPCSMLLFNCSTDKLTLFLPNIDEEDVMWSGMPLSLDEAMRVFDIDEALYISELESKFKELKDFTIFTTDLDNVHNKNIEELLIPANPDFFYAMDETRVIKDWHEIECIRKACQISDNSHLAVMSALPIELNELQMQAEFEYHATRQGGRSLGYDPICCSGPACGTLHYIKNSEDIKGKHSILIDAGAEWRQYTSDITRCFPTSGKFTVEHREVYETVLDMQNQAMKQIKPGAKWDDLHALTHKILIRHFLSMGIFKKEFSEDEIFKRRASCAFYPHGLGHMLGLDVHDVGGNPNYDDSDPMFKYLRIRRTLKENMVVTNEPGCYFNQFLIKEFLEKHPERLELVDMNVLKKYMYVGGVRIEDDILVTKDGYENLTSITSDPAEIERIVQKGLKKTRSAFNVVV; translated from the coding sequence ATGTGCATTGAACCTATCTCTCTTGTTGTTTTCGTATCCCtggtatttttctttgggtTCGTGAAGTACTTCAAACGTAGAGAAGGGCTAATAAAGACTAGAACTTTGCAACCAGAATACAACGACAAGTATCCTTACAGTAAaggaaaagaggaagaaatgAGTGAACTGGCAAACGTGAATGACGTTCCACTGAAGATAAGAAAGGACAAATACCCTGCAAAGGAACATAACTTGAGAGTTAAAGAGTTGTTGTTTGAGCGCAATTCAAGGTTGTCTGAGGGGTTCACAGCATTTTTTATTGCTGGTGAAGAATTAGAAGGAAATAAATATTGTGACACCACTAGAGAATTTAGACAAAATaggtatttttattatttgtcAGGTGTTGACATACCTTGTTCGATGTTGTTGTTCAACTGTAGCACAGATAAATTGACGTTGTTTTTGCCAAATATCGATGAAGAGGACGTCATGTGGAGCGGTATGCCTTTGAGTTTGGATGAGGCTATGAGAGTTTTTGACATCGATGAGGCCTTGTACATATCTGAATTGGAGTCGAAGTTTAAAGAGTTGAAAGATTTTACTATTTTTACAACCGATTTGGACAACGTTCATAACAAGaacattgaagaattacTAATCCCTGCAAATCCTGACTTCTTTTATGCTATGGACGAAACTCGAGTAATCAAGGACTGGCATGAAATTGAATGCATCAGAAAAGCTTGTCAAATTTCAGATAATAGCCATTTGGCCGTTATGTCTGCTTTGCCCATCGAATTGAACGAGTTACAAATGCAAGCTGAGTTCGAATATCATGCCACTCGCCAAGGTGGACGTTCTTTGGGTTATGACCCCATTTGTTGCTCGGGACCTGCATGTGGTACGTTACATTACATCAAGAATTCCGAAGATATCAAAGGTAAACATTCCATCTTAATTGATGCAGGCGCAGAATGGAGACAATATACAAGTGATATCACTAGATGCTTCCCAACTTCAGGTAAGTTCACTGTGGAACATCGTGAAGTTTATGAAACCGTTCTTGACATGCAGAATCAGGCAATGAAACAGATCAAACCTGGTGCTAAATGGGACGATTTACATGCGTTAACGCACAAGATTCTTATCAGACACTTTTTGAGTATGGGtattttcaagaaagaattttctgaagatgaaatatttAAAAGAAGGGCTTCTTGCGCTTTTTATCCCCATGGACTAGGTCATATGTTAGGGCTTGATGTACACGATGTTGGTGGTAATCCAAACTATGATGATTCAGATCCAATGTTTAAGTACCTAAGAATCCGTCgtactttgaaagaaaatatggtTGTCACCAATGAACCAGGTTGCTATTTCAATCAATTTTTGATCAAGGAATTCTTAGAAAAACACCCAGAAAGATTGGAACTTGTCGACATGAATgtgttgaaaaaatacatgtACGTTGGTGGTGTTAGAATCGAAGATGATATTCTTGTAACTAAAGATGGATACGAGAACTTGACTAGTATCACTTCTGACCCCGctgaaattgaaagaattgtCCAAAAGGGCCTGAAAAAGACTCGTTCGGCTTTCAATGTAGTCGtctga
- the RPN11 gene encoding proteasome regulatory particle lid subunit RPN11 (similar to Saccharomyces cerevisiae RPN11 (YFR004W); ancestral locus Anc_8.96): MERLQRLMMNSKVGSADTGRDDTKETVYISSIALLKMLKHGRAGVPMEVMGLMLGEFVDDYTVNVVDVFAMPQSGTGVSVEAVDDVFQAKMMDMLKQTGRDQMVVGWYHSHPGFGCWLSSVDVNTQKSFEQLNSRAVAVVVDPIQSVKGKVVIDAFRLIDTGALINNLEPRQTTSNTGLLNKANIQALIHGLNRHYYSLNIDYHKTTQETKMLMNLHKEQWQSGLKMYDYEEKEESNLAATKSMVKIAEQYSKRIEEEKELSEEELKTRYVGKQDPKKHLSETADETLENNIVSVLTAGVNSVAIK; the protein is encoded by the coding sequence ATGGAACGACTACAGAGATTGATGATGAATAGCAAGGTGGGATCTGCCGACACCGGTCGTGATGATACAAAGGAGACCgtttatatttcttcaattgcaCTTTTAAAGATGTTGAAGCATGGTAGAGCTGGTGTTCCTATGGAAGTGATGGGGTTAATGTTAGGtgaatttgttgatgatTATACCGTGAATGTTGTGGATGTGTTCGCCATGCCCCAGTCGGGTACTGGTGTTTCTGTTGAGGCGGTGGACGATGTTTTCCAAGCTAAAATGATGGATATGTTGAAACAAACAGGAAGAGACCAAATGGTTGTTGGCTGGTATCATTCTCATCCCGGATTTGGATGTTGGCTGTCTTCTGTGGATGTTAACACCCAAAAATCCTTCGAGCAATTAAATAGCAGagctgttgctgttgttgttgaccCTATCCAATCTGTGAAAGGGAAAGTTGTTATTGATGCCTTTAGGTTAATTGACACAGGCGCATTGATAAATAATTTAGAACCTAGACAAACAACCTCCAACACAGGTTTGTTGAACAAGGCTAATATTCAAGCCTTAATCCACGGTCTGAATAGGCACTATTATTCTTTAAATATTGATTATCATAAGACCACTCAAGAAACCAAGATGCTAATGAACTTACATAAAGAACAATGGCAGTCTGGTCTTAAAATGTACGATtacgaagaaaaagaagaatcgAATTTGGCAGCTACAAAGAGTATGGTTAAGATAGCTGAACAGTATTCGAAGAGAatagaagaggaaaaggaattgaGCGAAGAAGAACTCAAGACAAGATACGTTGGTAAACAGGATCCAAAGAAACATCTCTCTGAAACTGCGGACGAAACGCTGGAAAACAATATTGTTTCTGTGCTGACGGCGGGTGTTAATTCAGTGGCAATTAAGTAA